Proteins co-encoded in one Eremothecium sinecaudum strain ATCC 58844 chromosome VI, complete sequence genomic window:
- a CDS encoding HFL188Cp (Syntenic homolog of Ashbya gossypii AFR350W; Syntenic homolog of Ashbya gossypii NOHBY638 and unannotated Eremothecium cymbalariae gene; No homolog in Saccharomyces cerevisiae), with translation MRLAKIVYVANIIASCMAFPLSTNADSKSLPLIDDAIWNEMIRWQSVWLASEDFQSLGINQELVSKINGFLQFSESFLRKAFNDQQRQNQLQRQKQQQEGICTLDNKRGKLRDKLKFNVFKWKGKLSEIMKIKKNIRSGQKRGDLNSQQLIGELEKLKNIVASYVEQTNNPPVVTILRIVGANLDNQLLKVKVALEAEGNISDKNMESLVSQTEHVINIAETLIKTVDEIRATSVDKFIQANVGDMHSYLGGLSNLQFNDSLAIIDEVTDFHSTDPTVLFVDEWVTESGASKLRKIFNWFNTTTVVPTDFYFKHSNRQLTLLSLKLFSYIAYQTIGGTMYCILELTVPKSVSAWDNCGNFHSAQLRKEWILLSVLLTRLTMNPLKTYTKHLGKYAVHSTQSALCS, from the coding sequence ATGAGACTAGCTAAAATAGTCTATGTGGCTAACATTATAGCCAGTTGTATGGCTTTTCCGTTATCTACCAATGCAGATTCAAAAAGTCTTCCCCTGATAGACGATGCCATTTGGAATGAAATGATCAGATGGCAATCTGTTTGGCTTGCTAGTGAGGACTTTCAATCGCTCGGTATTAACCAAGAGCTTGTATCTAAAATCAACGGTTTCTTACAGTTTTCAGAATCCTTCTTGAGAAAGGCATTCAATGACCAACAGAGACAGAATCAATTACAACGGCAGAAACAACAGCAAGAAGGTATTTGCACATTAGATAATAAGAGAGGGAAACTTCGCGATAAATTAAAGTTCAATGTTTTCAAGTGGAAAGGGAAGCTATCAGAAATAATGAAAATTAAGAAGAACATTAGGAGTGGGCAGAAAAGGGGTGATCTTAATTCTCAACAATTGATTGGTGAATTAGAAAAACTTAAAAACATTGTCGCCAGCTATGTGGAGCAAACAAATAACCCACCAGTCGTTACCATATTACGCATTGTTGGCGCAAATCTTGACAACcaattgttgaaagttAAGGTAGCACTTGAAGCAGAAGGAAACATATCCGACAAGAATATGGAGTCGTTAGTGTCGCAAACAGAGCATGTCATAAACATTGCTGAGACCCTAATAAAAACCGTCGACGAAATTCGTGCCACAAGTGTTGACAAATTCATCCAGGCAAACGTCGGTGACATGCATTCCTATTTAGGAGGCCTAAGCAACCTTCAGTTTAATGATTCTCTTGCAATCATTGACGAAGTGACAGATTTCCATAGTACAGATCCCACCGTACTTTTCGTTGACGAATGGGTTACAGAAAGTGGGGCCAGCAAGTTAAGGAAGATATTTAATTGGTTTAACACTACCACTGTCGTTCCCACGGACTTTTATTTTAAACATAGTAACAGACAGTTGACCTTACTTTCCCTAAAATTATTCAGCTATATTGCTTATCAGACAATTGGAGGGACAATGTACTGTATCTTGGAACTCACAGTACCAAAATCAGTATCTGCTTGGGATAATTGTGGCAATTTCCACTCTGCGCAGCTTCGGAAGGAATGGATACTTCTTTCTGTGTTGTTGACCCGTCTTACTATGAATCCGTTGAAAACGTATACAAAGCATCTAGGAAAGTATGCCGTTCATTCGACGCAATCAGCGTTATGTAGCTGA
- the TAH11 gene encoding Tah11p (Syntenic homolog of Ashbya gossypii AFR353W; Syntenic homolog of Saccharomyces cerevisiae YJR046W (TAH11)): MGSCVPVVDLDGISNEKELLEIVKRTLLAYDTFLLRNYANYDTLRDWVEQLTEIQPEKEVGFDGTFTGVFYDKGFAKEQYICDSGSNWVASARCDNELLARIRSRLKKLSLYFAELCLDAVSLEKKCTIGENDCCTVMTRYYTASGSAVLPNLTFDYLREYELYQPSGLLALFPVASGIQYLRHDSWNTIEDEDCLLIHTGDLLARLSKGAHTSSPIRIVKDSKMVRLEISPSLGYINESGVRQLEVLLDQQISAFPEVAEKFRPAETGRLKLKETVKFLKTLYRITISVLTLHKMNHPSVHFVELDLVLPQISNMAKRKVTEMDLLKITSIWELAYVIRRNAEGVLEVEIKPSLLQKGKEMAVHFNKVIDKWLDGRLQSQDEQSQLDISIERPLHDIANRREDAIRVRSKSSFSHTAISLKGVSKRPAKTEPNTKQLLDRIRTKERKAAELLNARELEWKKYLKVKMKQIFRILVALEPKKPYTLTYLTSLIVDSLLDSSNPIGTKEVETIIDQLQVILSDVMIVLNMNGGLKVYKWNRLHNEELRKRLED; the protein is encoded by the coding sequence ATGGGATCGTGTGTACCTGTAGTGGATCTGGATGGTATTAGTAATGAAAAGGAGTTATTGGAGATTGTTAAGCGTACATTATTGGCCTATGACACTTTTTTACTCAGGAACTATGCAAACTATGATACATTAAGGGACTGGGTTGAACAGTTGACAGAGATTCAGCCTGAAAAAGAGGTGGGTTTTGATGGCACATTTACTGGTGTGTTCTACGATAAAGGTTTTGCAAAGGAGCAGTACATTTGTGATTCAGGATCTAATTGGGTAGCGTCAGCGCGCTGCGATAATGAATTACTTGCCAGAATTAGATCACGGTTGAAAAAGCTTTCACTATATTTTGCTGAATTATGTCTCGATGCCGTTAGTTTAGAGAAAAAGTGCACAATTGGTGAAAACGACTGCTGTACTGTTATGACTCGCTACTACACAGCTAGTGGATCTGCAGTATTGCCGAATTTGACATTTGACTACTTAAGAGAATACGAGCTTTATCAGCCATCTGGGCTTCTAGCTCTGTTTCCTGTAGCCAGTGGCATCCAATACCTACGACATGATTCCTGGAATACCATTGAGGACGAGGATTGTCTATTAATACATACCGGTGACCTGCTTGCGAGGCTGTCCAAAGGAGCTCATACATCGTCCCCTATCAGGATAGTCAAGGACTCGAAGATGGTGAGGCTTGAAATATCACCTTCATTGGGATATATAAATGAATCTGGAGTGCGACAGCTTGAGGTGTTGCTGGACCAGCAAATATCTGCATTCCCTGAAGTCGCAGAAAAATTTCGTCCAGCTGAGACAGGCAGGTTGAAGTTAAAAGAGACAGTGAAATTCCTAAAGACGCTATATCGTATCACTATATCTGTTCTCACTCTGCATAAAATGAATCACCCTTCAGTACATTTTGTGGAACTTGACCTCGTTCTGCCGCAGATTAGCAACATGGCTAAGCGGAAGGTGACGGAAATGGACTTACTGAAGATAACCTCCATCTGGGAATTGGCGTACGTGATCAGACGTAATGCTGAAGGTGTGCTAGAAGTAGAGATCAAGCCATCATTGCTGCAGAAGGGCAAGGAGATGGCAGTTCATTTTAATAAAGTCATCGATAAGTGGTTAGATGGCAGGTTGCAATCTCAAGACGAACAGTCTCAATTAGACATATCCATTGAGCGTCCACTCCATGATATAGCTAATAGACGTGAAGATGCTATTCGAGTACGTTCTAAGAGCTCATTTAGTCATACTGCCATTTCATTGAAAGGCGTTTCAAAGAGACCTGCTAAAACTGAGCCCAATACAAAACAATTGCTTGACAGAATTAGAACTAAGGAAAGAAAAGCAGCGGAACTTCTGAATGCTAGGGAATTGGAATGGAAGAAATACTTAAAGGTAAAAATGAAACAGATTTTTCGCATTTTGGTGGCACTAGAGCCAAAGAAACCATATACCTTAACTTACCTGACCTCTTTAATTGTGGATTCCTTGTTAGATTCTAGTAATCCCATAGGAACTAAAGAGGTTGAGACTATTATAGACCAGTTGCAGGTTATATTAAGTGATGTGATGATCGTTTTGAATATGAATGGTGGTTTAAAAGTGTATAAGTGGAATCGATTGCATAATGAGGAGCTGCGTAAACGTTTAGAGGATTAA
- the VPS55 gene encoding Vps55p (Syntenic homolog of Ashbya gossypii AFR351C; Syntenic homolog of Saccharomyces cerevisiae YJR044C (VPS55); 1-intron in Ashbya gossypii) translates to MDVFFTPINKIICLSGVLALGSLFVILACALYQNYYPLIDVLVFVLAPLPYAIFGKSRLSGQVFMNDRAQSAQDIGLFMTGTLVASGLIIPLVFYHATLITETSCIMTIVGGFIIYASIVVFTWFFGGNWEEDEDALFSY, encoded by the exons ATGGATGTGTTCTTTACTCcaataaacaaaataatATGCCTCAGTGGAGTGCTTGCATTAGGATCTCTTTTCGTAATCCTTGCTTGCGCTCTATACCAGAACTATTATCCGCTAATTGACG TTTTGGTTTTTGTTCTTGCCCCCTTACCATATGCTATATTTGGGAAGTCGAGGTTGAGCGGCCAGGTGTTTATGAATGATAGAGCCCAAAGCGCTCAAGATATTGGTTTATTCATGACAGGTACACTAGTTGCAAGTGGTCTTATTATACCGTTGGTATTCTATCATGCAACACTTATTACAGAAACAAGTTGCATAATGACAATTGTCGGAGGATTTATTATATATGCATCTATAGTTGTCTTTACATGGTTTTTTGGTGGTAATTGggaagaagacgaagatGCATTATTTAGCTACTAG
- the PKH3 gene encoding protein kinase PKH3 (Syntenic homolog of Ashbya gossypii AFR377C; Syntenic homolog of Saccharomyces cerevisiae YDR466W (PKH3)) translates to MMISRRKTPNDFLFKEELGHGSYSTVYRVMDKSNQFQYAIKICSKRHIINENKVKYVTMEKDILNSLGAQKHPGIIKLYYTFHDEENLYFVLDLAPGGELLQLLQKRGTFTEVWSRHFMCQLIDAVEYMHSMRVIHRDLKPENVLLDREGRLMITDFGASYVVPLYGDEAHPSSEMDEITAASSFVGTAEYVSPELLLECKCYYSSDVWALGCILYQFLQGIPPFRGNNELESFEKIVHLDYKWHTQVNPLAMDLVSKILVLDPAERYTIQQIKRHKWFESVDWNDKERIWRGIGTFAPPTVPYRVNSRGIETNMKDIPVATQRRKKPAKLNTTSRIVEWRKTLGLNSQPSALKPALDITGLPVVTNKSTPPITKPRSKNDLSRPFLPQQIAPIPRSRERGPATSNITGSQNHTNSSYNIIKQDWVNICSIPYDPKAEALTKDSYRVVTDNLIMNLTQSQLNELNAASKLCLLSLDRSGKLSYIYQKVTYTIAFFTDQDLSMYDLQLEESKATGYLILEKYRKMVWIISTPERIPYSTGCINIEEPWVHCIFDVRRICEKAEEEEEELVERLGNARVTNRSPEKPQFGISGRRASIINQSQVPTPPPSAHPVAENSYSKVVSAPRIPATASVGRIQRPVAQKSGVPNNMILSSSRFEVLNSVNQRDATQNDLASSGASAAFKNIKVRRQ, encoded by the coding sequence ATGATGATATCAAGGAGGAAAACCCCCAATGACTTTTTATTTAAGGAAGAACTAGGACATGGATCGTACTCGACTGTTTATCGAGTAATGGATAAATCAAATCAATTCCAGTATGCGATCAAGATTTGCTCGAAAAGGCACATAATTAACGAAAATAAGGTGAAATATGTGACTATGGAAAAGGACATCCTGAACTCTTTAGGTGCTCAGAAGCATCCTGGGATAATTAAACTATACTATACTTTTCATGACGAAGAAAATCTGTATTTTGTGCTTGACTTGGCTCCTGGAGGTGAATTATTGCAACTTCTGCAAAAGCGTGGGACATTCACTGAAGTTTGGTCGAGACATTTTATGTGCCAGCTTATTGATGCTGTCGAGTACATGCATTCTATGAGGGTTATCCATCGTGATCTGAAACCAGAAAATGTTTTGCTCGATAGAGAGGGAAGATTAATGATAACGGACTTTGGTGCGTCTTATGTTGTTCCTCTTTACGGAGATGAAGCTCATCCTTCATCGGAGATGGATGAGATTACGGCTGCAAGTTCTTTTGTTGGGACTGCAGAGTATGTGTCTCCAGAGCTATTATTAGAGTGTAAGTGCTATTATAGTTCTGACGTCTGGGCCCTTGGTTGCATATTATATCAGTTCTTACAAGGTATACCTCCGTTTAGGGGAAACAATGAGCTGGAAAGTTTTGAAAAAATCGTTCATCTAGATTATAAATGGCACACACAGGTTAATCCACTAGCAATGGATTTGGTTTCCAAAATTTTAGTTTTGGATCCGGCGGAAAGATACACAATACAGCAGATCAAACGTCATAAATGGTTTGAATCTGTAGACTGGAATGACAAAGAGAGGATATGGAGAGGAATTGGAACCTTTGCACCACCCACGGTTCCCTACAGAGTAAATTCCAGAGGTATTGAAACTAATATGAAAGATATCCCAGTGGCTACTCAAAGGAGGAAAAAACCTGCGAAATTGAATACAACTTCGAGGATAGTTGAGTGGAGGAAGACTTTAGGATTAAACAGCCAACCTTCTGCCTTGAAACCTGCCTTAGACATTACTGGGTTACCTGTTGTAACAAATAAGAGCACGCCTCCAATTACCAAACCGAGAAGCAAAAATGATCTATCACGACCTTTTTTACCGCAGCAAATAGCTCCCATACCGAGATCTAGAGAGCGCGGCCCCGCAACTTCAAACATTACTGGTTCGCAGAATCATACAAACTCATCCTACAACATTATTAAGCAAGATTGGGTTAATATATGCTCGATACCATATGATCCGAAAGCAGAAGCCCTAACTAAGGACTCTTACCGCGTGGTTACTGACAATTTAATTATGAATTTAACCCAAAGTCAACTTAATGAACTGAATGCAGCCTCAAAACTGTGCCTACTGAGTCTTGATAGGTCAGGTAAGCTTTCAtatatctaccagaaagTAACATACACTATTGCATTTTTTACCGATCAAGACTTATCAATGTATGATTTGCAACTTGAAGAATCTAAAGCTACTGGTTATCTTATTTTGGAGAAGTATAGAAAAATGGTGTGGATCATTTCAACACCTGAGAGAATTCCGTATAGTACGGGATGTATAAATATCGAGGAGCCTTGGGTTCATTGCATTTTTGATGTGCGAAGAATCTGTGAGAAAGcagaggaagaagaagaggagtTAGTAGAGCGGTTAGGGAACGCACGGGTTACAAACCGTTCTCCAGAAAAACCGCAATTCGGTATCAGCGGACGTAGAGCAAGTATAATAAACCAAAGTCAAGTTCCTACTCCTCCGCCGTCGGCTCATCCCGTTGCTGAAAATTCGTATTCAAAGGTAGTATCGGCCCCAAGAATTCCAGCTACTGCATCTGTTGGTAGAATACAGAGGCCTGTTGCGCAAAAGTCCGGAGTTCCAAATAATATGATTTTATCAAGTAGCAGATTCGAAGTTCTTAATTCAGTAAACCAACGCGACGCTACTCAAAATGATTTAGCTTCAAGCGGTGCTAGTGCTGCTTTCAAAAATATAAAGGTACGCAGACAGTAA
- the TDA3 gene encoding Tda3p (Syntenic homolog of Ashbya gossypii AFR376W; Syntenic homolog of Saccharomyces cerevisiae YHR009C (TDA3)): protein MATQYVDRIEFLSHPSGKGQGKHHIVIVGAGIIGVCTAYYLTRHPDFDSSKHHITVIESKRVAGGASGKAGGLLAMWAFPQQIVPLSFQLHQELSDKYDGETKWDYRRLTTVTLEADVQDVDGGTSQTVFDGGESYACKPPSANKKMRNPSRRSSAASGPAGSSGQAEQERDKSATSGTYHNCNRSNVTESIGTNIGAVEKETPVDQNPTNLPADLNWIKTNLVCDWSSLGGTGSTAQVHPFKFCHYLLNKAMETGAVDLILGQVTEILFDDDCTACGVSYIPTMDNPEKQAKAKEVNILDTRQIVLCMGPWTSKILPDCPISGLRAHSITIKPSTGTVSPYAIFTELKVAPNKYSSPEMYARKDEVYVCGEGDTLVELPETTDAVEVVREKCDELYHYVSKLSPNLSEGHVLKRQACYLPVLNVPTSSGPLIGETNVEGLYVASGHSCWGINNAPATGKIMSELLLEGEVKSADISSLDPVLYFDASILD from the coding sequence ATGGCCACTCAGTACGTTGATAGGATAGAGTTTTTATCTCATCCCAGTGGCAAAGGTCAGGGGAAGCATCATATTGTCATTGTAGGTGCAGGTATTATTGGGGTATGTACCGCATACTACTTAACGAGGCATCCTGATTTCGACTCAAGCAAGCATCATATTACTGTAATTGAGTCGAAACGAGTTGCAGGGGGTGCATCGGGCAAAGCTGGTGGGCTTTTAGCTATGTGGGCGTTTCCGCAGCAGATTGTGCCACTTTCGTTCCAGTTGCATCAAGAATTATCTGATAAATATGACGGGGAGACAAAGTGGGACTACCGTCGACTCACCACTGTAACTTTAGAGGCTGATGTACAGGATGTAGATGGTGGGACATCACAGACTGTCTTCGACGGTGGCGAGAGCTATGCTTGTAAACCGCCATCTGCAAACAAGAAAATGAGAAATCCGTCGAGGCGGTCTAGTGCAGCCTCCGGCCCTGCTGGATCTTCCGGGCAAGCTGAACAGGAACGAGACAAGAGTGCTACAAGTGGTACCTATCATAATTGTAATAGAAGTAACGTTACTGAAAGCATAGGTACGAACATAGGCGCTGTTGAGAAAGAAACCCCTGTGGATCAGAATCCAACTAATTTGCCTGCAGATTTGAATTGGATCAAGACAAATCTAGTATGCGATTGGTCATCTCTTGGAGGGACTGGTTCCACTGCCCAAGTTCATCCATTTAAGTTTTGTCACTATCTTTTGAACAAAGCCATGGAAACAGGTGCAGTAGATCTTATTTTAGGTCAGGTCACAGAAATCTTGTTTGATGATGATTGTACAGCCTGTGGTGTGAGTTACATACCGACTATGGATAACCCTGAAAAGCAGGCTAAAGCCAAGGAAGTAAACATATTGGACACGAGGCAAATTGTCTTGTGTATGGGTCCATGGACCTCAAAAATATTACCAGATTGTCCTATATCGGGACTAAGGGCGCATTCTATTACAATTAAACCTTCTACAGGTACGGTTTCCCCCTACGCAATATTCACAGAGTTGAAAGTAGCACCGAATAAATATTCCTCTCCAGAGATGTATGCTCGTAAAGACGAGGTTTATGTTTGTGGTGAGGGGGATACACTGGTAGAACTTCCAGAAACAACGGACGCTGTTGAGGTGGTACGTGAAAAGTGCGATGAACTATATCATTATGTTTCAAAACTATCGCCAAATCTTTCTGAAGGGCATGTACTAAAGAGACAGGCTTGTTATTTACCAGTTTTGAATGTTCCTACGAGCTCAGGACCTTTAATTGGGGAGACAAATGTTGAAGGTTTGTATGTTGCTTCCGGTCATTCATGCTGGGGGATTAATAATGCTCCTGCCACCGGTAAGATAATGAGTGAGCTACTTTTGGAAGGGGAGGTGAAGAGCGCAGATATCTCTTCATTGGACCCAGTGTTGTATTTTGATGCTTCAATACTGGACTGA
- a CDS encoding Hsp70 family protein (Syntenic homolog of Ashbya gossypii AFR352C; Syntenic homolog of Saccharomyces cerevisiae YJR045C (SSC1) and YEL030W (ECM10)) yields the protein MLSASKNILRTPVRIASRLQSTKVQGQVIGIDLGTTNSAVAIMEGKVPKIIENAEGARTTPSVVAFTKDGERLVGIPAKRQAVVNPENTFFATKRLIGRRFEDAEVQRDTKQVPYKIVKHSNGDAWLEARGQTYSPSQIGGFVLNKMKETAESYLGKPVKNAVVTVPAYFNDSQRQATKDAGQIVGLNVLRVVNEPTAAALAYGLEKADSKVVAVFDLGGGTFDISILDIDNGVFEVKSTNGDTHLGGEDFDIYLLRNIVKEFKKESGIDLENDRMAIQRIREAAEKAKIELSSTVSTEINLPFITADASGPKHINMKFTRAQFEQLTEPLINRTIDPVKKALKDASLTTSDISDVILVGGMSRMPKVVETVKKLFGKEPSKAVNPDEAVAIGAAIQGAVLAGEVTDVLLLDVTPLSLGIETLGGVFTRLIPRNTTIPCKKSQIFSTAAAGQTSVEIRVFQGERELVRDNKLIGNFTLSGIPPAPKGVPQIEVTFDIDADSIINVSARDKTSNKDASVTVAGSSGLSDAEIEKMVNDAEKYKEQDEAKRESIELANKADQLANDTEASIKEHEEKLDKAALEKINEQIATLRELVARAQSSEDVNNEELKTKTEELSNASLQLFAEMYKNSSAAGEGENKQ from the coding sequence ATGTTGTCTGCTTCTAAGAACATTCTACGCACACCCGTGCGTATTGCATCTCGTTTGCAATCTACCAAGGTTCAAGGCCAAGTTATTGGTATCGATTTAGGTACCACTAACTCTGCCGTTGCAATCATGGAAGGTAAGGTACCAAAGATTATTGAAAACGCAGAAGGTGCTAGAACAACTCCTTCTGTTGTTGCTTTTACCAAAGATGGTGAGCGTCTAGTTGGTATTCCAGCCAAGAGACAAGCTGTTGTTAATCCTGAGAACACTTTCTTTGCTACCAAGAGATTGATTGGTAGAAGATTTGAAGACGCTGAGGTCCAAAGAGACACCAAGCAAGTTCCATACAAGATTGTTAAGCACTCTAACGGTGATGCTTGGTTGGAGGCTAGAGGTCAAACCTACTCTCCATCCCAAATTGGTGGTTTCGTCTTGAACAAGATGAAGGAAACCGCCGAGTCTTACTTGGGTAAGCCTGTTAAGAATGCAGTTGTTACTGTTCCAGCATACTTCAACGACTCTCAGAGACAAGCTACCAAGGATGCTGGTCAAATTGTTGGGTTGAACGTTTTGCGTGTCGTTAATGAACCaactgctgctgctttGGCTTACGGTTTGGAAAAGGCCGACTCTAAGGTTGTTGCAGTTTTTGACTTGGGTGGTGGTACTTTTGATATCTCCATCTTGGACATTGACAACGGTGTCTTTGAAGTCAAGTCAACTAACGGTGACACTCACTTGGGTGGTGAAGATTTCGATATCTATTTGTTGAGAAACATCGTTAAGGAATTCAAGAAGGAAAGCGGTATTGATTTGGAGAACGACCGTATGGCTATTCAAAGAATCAGGGAAGCTGCTGAGAAGGCCAAGATTGAATTGTCCTCTACCGTTTCTACTGAAATCAACTTACCATTTATCACCGCAGACGCTTCTGGTCCAAAGCACATCAACATGAAGTTCACCAGAGCTCAATTCGAACAATTGACTGAGCCATTGATCAACAGAACTATTGACCCAGTCAAGAAGGCTTTGAAGGACGCCAGCTTGACCACCTCCGATATATCCGATGTCATTTTGGTGGGTGGTATGTCCAGAATGCCAAAGGTTGTAGAAACCGTCAAGAAGTTATTCGGTAAGGAGCCATCTAAGGCTGTCAACCCAGACGAAGCTGTTGCCATTGGTGCTGCTATCCAAGGTGCTGTTTTGGCTGGTGAAGTCACTGATGTCTTATTGTTGGATGTTACTCCATTGTCTTTGGGTATCGAGACCTTGGGTGGTGTGTTCACTAGATTGATTCCAAGAAACACCACTATCCCATGTAAGAAGTCCCAAATCTTCTCCACTGCTGCTGCTGGTCAAACTTCTGTTGAAATCAGAGTCTTCcaaggtgagagagagTTGGTCAGGGACAACAAGTTGATTGGTAACTTCACCTTGTCTGGTATCCCACCAGCTCCAAAGGGTGTTCCTCAAATTGAGGTCACTTTCGACATTGATGCTGACAGTATCATTAACGTTTCCGCAAGAGACAAGACTTCCAACAAGGACGCTTCTGTCACCGTTGCTGGTTCATCCGGTTTGTCTGACGCTGAAATCGAAAAGATGGTTAACGACGCTGAGAAGTACAAGGAACAAGATGAGGCCAAGAGAGAGTCCATTGAATTAGCCAACAAGGCTGACCAATTGGCTAACGACACTGAAGCCTCCATCAAGGAACACGAAGAAAAGCTCGACAAGGCTGCCCTTGAAAAGATCAACGAACAAATCGCTACCTTGAGAGAATTGGTTGCTAGAGCTCAATCCAGCGAAGACGTTAACAACGAAGAATTGAAGACCAAGACCGAGGAATTAAGTAACGCTTCCCTACAGTTGTTCGCTGAGATGTACAAGAACTCATCTGCTGCTGGTGAAGGCGAAAACAAACAATAA